The following proteins are co-located in the Myxococcus fulvus genome:
- a CDS encoding TIGR02996 domain-containing protein, which produces MSDFDTLLAKMVQAPDDDAVRLACADALQAVDPARAEFIRVQLALPGRMDPARRRSLQLRQRALLDEHGVAWLKPLRDARVHEPTYHRGFIEELNLAEDKLAEHGHALFAREPVSRLCVAVRDGVGLRLAAEQPWFSQVRWLRLTGSGVDAAVRALVSAPRTERLSGLVLAGATDASLRALTEKPVLPALRSVSFSSSALSDEGAAVLAKATVPWERLYLSGSGLSDEGVATLARAKGLEALQWLALNRNDLSDDAAVALSKSKGLPRLERLELSRNEVSEEGALAFRSPKALPSLRRLELLDIGLDPDALAPLIKRLGPGLRF; this is translated from the coding sequence ATGAGCGACTTCGACACGCTGCTGGCGAAGATGGTGCAGGCGCCCGACGACGACGCGGTGAGGCTCGCTTGCGCGGATGCGCTTCAAGCAGTGGACCCCGCGCGCGCCGAGTTCATCCGCGTGCAGCTCGCGCTGCCCGGACGCATGGACCCGGCCCGACGCAGGTCGCTCCAGTTGCGCCAGCGCGCGCTGCTCGACGAGCATGGCGTGGCCTGGCTCAAGCCCCTGCGCGACGCGCGCGTGCACGAGCCCACCTACCACCGGGGCTTCATCGAGGAGCTGAACCTCGCCGAGGACAAGCTCGCCGAGCACGGACACGCGCTGTTCGCGCGGGAGCCGGTGTCGCGGCTGTGCGTGGCGGTCCGGGACGGTGTGGGCCTGAGGCTCGCCGCCGAGCAGCCCTGGTTCTCCCAGGTGCGCTGGCTCCGGCTGACGGGCTCGGGGGTCGACGCCGCGGTCCGGGCCCTGGTGTCCGCGCCTCGCACGGAGCGACTGTCGGGACTGGTGCTCGCGGGCGCCACGGACGCGTCCCTGCGCGCGCTCACGGAGAAGCCGGTGTTGCCCGCGCTGCGCTCGGTGAGCTTCTCCAGCAGCGCGCTGTCGGACGAGGGCGCGGCGGTGCTCGCGAAGGCGACCGTCCCCTGGGAGCGGCTGTACCTGTCCGGAAGCGGCCTGTCCGACGAAGGCGTGGCGACGCTCGCCCGCGCCAAGGGCCTGGAGGCGCTCCAGTGGCTGGCGCTCAACCGCAATGACTTGAGCGACGACGCGGCGGTGGCGCTCTCGAAGAGCAAAGGACTGCCCCGCCTGGAGCGCCTGGAGCTGTCGCGCAACGAGGTGAGCGAGGAGGGCGCGCTGGCGTTCCGCTCGCCCAAGGCCTTGCCGTCGCTGCGCCGCCTGGAGCTGCTCGACATCGGCCTGGACCCGGACGCGCTGGCTCCGCTCATCAAGCGACTGGGCCCCGGGCTGCGGTTCTGA
- a CDS encoding reverse transcriptase family protein, with translation MDLVSLLLELKPLMEDPEGNFSRITGLLERHQGLAEYEVARFYVSRHWSQVVSRRLNSQDPRERLEAVRLIPLLFPRLVAAGHLRRRVKDADTRVASAARAAVRKLGIADVSLPDTRIEPPRRPRPMALGGWNPTGWFYGLYPRWRGKVKRKPDLPTLPKLESRQDVARLVGVEDAELEALMRPGSGPGSGYVEFEAPKRSGGVRRICAPREKLKSAQRALLEGLLAHLPTHDAVHGFVPGRSTVTNANAHVGANVVVRVDLEDFFPTVHYRRVKGLFEAYGYNDEVASTLAGLTTWRPRLPDGTVVWPGVLPQGAPTSPAIANLVCRRMDARLHALATKAGAAYTRYADDLSFSFAKPPEKLGRFFWWVNAILQQEGFTENAPKRRVMRQAGRQRVTGLTVNQRVAIPREERRRFKAILANCRKHGVESQARGRPDFPAYLEGYAAYVRMVHPELGTRWQAEVKELLGR, from the coding sequence ATGGACCTGGTCTCACTCCTCCTCGAGCTCAAGCCGTTGATGGAGGACCCCGAGGGGAACTTCAGCCGAATCACCGGACTGCTTGAGCGCCACCAGGGTCTCGCCGAGTACGAGGTCGCCCGCTTCTACGTCAGCCGCCACTGGAGCCAGGTGGTCTCCCGTCGGCTCAACAGTCAGGACCCGCGCGAGCGCCTGGAGGCCGTGCGCCTCATCCCCCTGCTCTTCCCGCGCCTCGTCGCCGCCGGGCACCTGCGTCGCCGGGTGAAGGACGCCGACACCCGCGTGGCCTCCGCCGCGCGCGCCGCCGTGCGCAAGCTGGGCATCGCGGACGTGTCGCTGCCCGACACGCGCATCGAGCCCCCCCGGCGTCCGCGCCCCATGGCCCTGGGCGGCTGGAACCCCACCGGCTGGTTCTACGGCCTCTATCCCCGCTGGCGCGGCAAGGTGAAGCGCAAGCCCGACCTCCCCACCCTGCCGAAGCTCGAGAGCCGACAGGACGTGGCACGCCTCGTGGGCGTGGAGGACGCGGAGCTGGAAGCACTGATGCGTCCCGGCTCCGGCCCTGGCTCCGGCTACGTGGAGTTCGAGGCCCCCAAGCGCTCCGGTGGCGTGCGCCGCATCTGCGCGCCTCGCGAGAAGCTCAAGTCCGCGCAGCGCGCCCTGCTCGAAGGGCTGCTGGCGCACCTGCCCACGCATGACGCCGTGCACGGCTTCGTGCCGGGTCGCTCCACGGTGACGAACGCGAACGCCCACGTGGGCGCGAACGTCGTGGTGCGCGTGGACCTGGAGGACTTCTTTCCCACCGTGCACTACCGGCGCGTGAAGGGCCTCTTCGAGGCGTACGGCTACAACGACGAGGTGGCCTCCACCCTCGCGGGGCTCACCACCTGGCGCCCCAGGCTGCCCGATGGCACCGTGGTGTGGCCCGGCGTGCTGCCGCAGGGCGCGCCGACCTCGCCCGCCATCGCCAACCTCGTCTGTCGCCGCATGGACGCGCGCCTGCACGCGCTGGCGACAAAGGCCGGCGCCGCGTACACGCGCTACGCGGACGACCTCTCCTTCTCCTTCGCGAAGCCGCCGGAGAAGCTGGGCCGCTTCTTCTGGTGGGTGAACGCCATCCTCCAGCAGGAGGGCTTCACGGAGAACGCCCCCAAGCGTCGCGTCATGCGACAGGCGGGACGCCAGCGGGTGACGGGGCTCACCGTCAACCAGCGCGTGGCCATTCCCCGCGAGGAGCGCCGCCGCTTCAAGGCCATCCTCGCCAACTGCCGCAAGCACGGCGTGGAGTCGCAGGCGCGAGGCCGTCCGGACTTCCCGGCGTATCTGGAGGGCTATGCCGCGTACGTGCGCATGGTGCACCCGGAGCTGGGCACGCGGTGGCAGGCCGAGGTGAAGGAGCTGCTGGGACGATGA